The following coding sequences lie in one Cyanobacteriota bacterium genomic window:
- a CDS encoding tetratricopeptide repeat protein: MRSFAPQRALEIIASQHGSGYGLGGRLVLTCAHLFAGVGPCQVRDKTGFGSVDAQVVWMAPQADIALVELPDTLPAWEPVGLGQLPPAQSGSLPFQMAGFPRWAFTQGETGNQSGRRAIPGQIHLGDTSPDGLLVVEPKRTPSELEVAQAPAQQQSPWQGTSGAAVVCDGLVVAVLHWHQNPKRPASLEATPLTLVTEDQDWQEHLRQHGIDPTLETVWVTSTDTAPKPVGIPSNLPLSGVVQFVGREEVLKQVHEKLQATSTVAITSVSGMGGVGKTELVLQYAYQHLRTHTYPGGLCWLNVRAEDVGLGLLAFARIQLGLPEPPDTPETLPERVQWVCRRWPGEPILVVLDDVTDYKAIQPYLHLLDYRFRVLITTRLKLLAPAQQLELEVLTEEAALELLRVLVDDPGRVDCQAADARRLCAWLGYLPLGLELVGRYLARKLDLSLAALLERLEAKRLAAPALERAEQMTAQRGVAAAFELSWEELPPEARILCGLLSLFALAPIPWPLVEQVVNQYQPTWDLEALEACRDDHLLGCSLLTRQGDQRYELHQLIREFFAAKLTQELCQEAPALKQAVATTLTNLAKTIPPTVTQADIGRVQTAIPHLEAVATDLTAHLTDDDYLWPYVGLARFYAEQSLWQPAEDWYRRCLTLAETRLGADHPDVATSLNNLAGLYRALGRYAEAEPSYVRSLEIVFKTLGQDHPSTQTVFNNFVTCLQAAVAAGQAGELSDHPLTQAMLAMLTEER; this comes from the coding sequence ATGCGCTCCTTTGCACCCCAGCGTGCCCTAGAAATCATCGCCTCCCAGCATGGCTCTGGCTATGGCCTAGGGGGACGCTTAGTCCTCACCTGTGCCCACCTGTTCGCTGGGGTTGGCCCCTGCCAAGTGCGAGACAAAACTGGTTTTGGCAGCGTGGACGCGCAAGTCGTGTGGATGGCCCCCCAAGCGGATATTGCCCTCGTGGAACTGCCTGATACCCTGCCTGCTTGGGAACCCGTGGGTTTGGGCCAACTGCCCCCAGCCCAGTCGGGGTCACTGCCCTTTCAGATGGCGGGCTTTCCCCGTTGGGCCTTTACCCAAGGGGAGACAGGCAACCAGTCTGGCCGCCGCGCAATTCCAGGCCAGATCCACCTAGGGGATACCTCCCCAGATGGGTTGCTCGTGGTGGAACCCAAGCGCACCCCCAGCGAGCTAGAAGTAGCCCAGGCACCAGCACAGCAGCAGTCGCCCTGGCAGGGCACCTCCGGGGCAGCCGTGGTCTGTGACGGGCTGGTGGTGGCCGTGCTGCACTGGCACCAAAACCCTAAACGACCCGCATCCCTGGAAGCTACACCCCTGACCTTGGTGACTGAGGATCAAGACTGGCAAGAGCATCTGCGGCAGCATGGCATTGACCCAACCTTGGAGACGGTTTGGGTCACCAGCACCGACACGGCCCCAAAACCTGTGGGGATTCCCAGCAACTTACCCCTAAGTGGGGTCGTACAGTTTGTCGGGCGAGAAGAGGTTCTGAAGCAGGTGCATGAGAAGTTACAAGCCACTTCCACCGTTGCCATCACGTCCGTATCGGGAATGGGGGGTGTGGGCAAGACCGAACTCGTGTTGCAATATGCTTACCAACATTTGCGGACTCATACCTATCCCGGCGGTCTGTGCTGGCTCAATGTCAGGGCAGAGGACGTGGGTTTGGGATTGTTGGCCTTTGCCCGCATCCAGTTGGGACTCCCGGAACCACCCGACACCCCAGAAACCTTGCCGGAAAGGGTGCAGTGGGTTTGTCGCCGCTGGCCAGGAGAGCCAATTCTAGTCGTGCTGGATGATGTCACAGACTATAAGGCCATTCAGCCCTACTTGCACCTGCTGGATTACCGATTTCGAGTGCTCATCACCACTCGCTTAAAGCTGCTTGCCCCAGCCCAGCAGCTAGAGCTAGAGGTGTTGACCGAGGAGGCTGCCCTAGAACTGTTGCGGGTGTTGGTGGATGATCCAGGGCGCGTTGATTGTCAAGCTGCCGATGCCCGACGGTTGTGTGCGTGGTTAGGCTATTTGCCCCTGGGGCTGGAATTGGTGGGGCGCTACCTAGCTCGCAAGCTAGACTTGAGCTTGGCAGCCCTGCTAGAGCGGCTAGAGGCAAAAAGGTTAGCTGCTCCGGCCTTGGAGCGGGCTGAGCAGATGACAGCTCAGCGGGGGGTAGCAGCCGCCTTTGAACTCAGTTGGGAAGAACTGCCCCCAGAGGCACGGATACTCTGCGGCTTGCTCAGCCTGTTTGCCCTAGCTCCTATTCCCTGGCCCTTGGTGGAACAGGTGGTGAACCAGTACCAGCCAACTTGGGACTTAGAGGCACTGGAAGCTTGCCGAGATGACCACCTTCTGGGTTGCAGTTTGTTGACACGCCAGGGAGACCAGCGCTATGAACTGCACCAACTGATACGGGAGTTTTTTGCTGCCAAGCTGACCCAAGAACTCTGCCAGGAAGCTCCTGCCCTGAAGCAGGCTGTTGCCACTACCCTGACGAACCTTGCCAAAACTATCCCCCCAACCGTCACCCAGGCAGATATTGGCCGGGTACAAACTGCCATCCCCCACCTAGAAGCCGTCGCCACCGACCTGACGGCCCACCTAACCGACGATGATTATCTCTGGCCCTACGTTGGGCTGGCCCGGTTCTACGCAGAGCAAAGCCTATGGCAACCAGCAGAAGACTGGTATCGCCGGTGCCTCACCTTGGCGGAGACTCGCCTCGGGGCCGACCATCCCGATGTGGCCACCAGTCTGAATAATCTGGCTGGGTTGTACCGTGC